Proteins encoded in a region of the Halictus rubicundus isolate RS-2024b unplaced genomic scaffold, iyHalRubi1_principal scaffold0028, whole genome shotgun sequence genome:
- the LOC143363232 gene encoding uncharacterized protein LOC143363232, whose translation MVDEKDEYRASDLFSTIENEYDQQALSIDSWIASLMPAPWESFRDQFKALVHDSTRLPKRLIDDFRQTQKSFQALGKPVEAWDEWLVFLMTEKLDDATRLAWEVSLDDPTAVPRFESLEAFLENRAHSFKSMRSVEVPKTQRTDDSSGRRGSSTRHLMAVKVEESKPKGKSGRQCPLCTGNHALGSCRRFQESSATKRREFVDSQGLCLSFLAPGHRLPQCTSTFRCWVCGQRHHTTLHDACAAKDRNSLDTSATAAIHAVKTHQGILLTTARVKLEAPDGRTLLVRALLDSGSESSFLSEWAAQSLRLRRQAVRVLLTGYQGTNVGTARSEVRVRLCSPCDSEFQVDLEALVTKSLTAPTPSKRVVQQEWPHIRGLPLADPDFADPARVDVLLGADVCGLLFLERRVGPAGTPVAVRTPFGWTLIGPAGENPAPTRSARIHHVSCEDPLADLHRFWEIEDVPSAQLLSPEDLKCENLFNDTTFRDNSGRYVVRLPFRGEGRPPTGKSRVAALRRLLSAETRRERDQQLREHYVTFMQEYRRLGHMAVARAPLQERDQGYYIPHHAVWKMTAGKKKIRVVFNASGASIAGRSLNDELLAGPKLQSDPWAIITRWRLFRVAFSTDIVKMFRLTTVTYGPAPAPYLAHRVLQQLATDEEGRFPLGAQALRRNCYVDDILCGADNLQQAREVRHLQLTGILESAGFPLDKWATSIPELGSTDSDLKTIQDEDIHGALGLQWDTRNDSLAVRGLRLPIFSAAPP comes from the exons ATGGTCGACGAAAAGGATGAGTACCGTGCTTCTGACCTCTTCTCCACCATTGAGAACGAGTACGATCAACAGGCGCTGAGCATCGACTCCTGGATCGCGTCTTTGATGCCTGCACCCTGGGAAAGTTTTCGAGATCAGTTTAAGGCGCTGGTCCACGATTCAACCCGCCTTCCGAAG CGTCTCATCGACGATTTTCGGCAGACTCAGAAATCCTTCCAGGCCCTTGGAAAACCCGTCGAGGCGTGGGACGAATGGCTCGTCTTCCTGATGACGGAGAAGTTGGACGACGCAACCAGGCTCGCGTGGGAGGTTTCCCTCGACGATCCCACTGCCGTCCCACGTTTTGAGTCTCTGGAGGCCTTCTTGGAGAACCGCGCTCACTCCTTCAAGTCCATGAGGAGCGTAGAGGTTCCCAAGACTCAGAGGACGGATGATTCGTCAGGACGTCGCGGCTCCTCCACCCGCCATCTGATGGCCGTCAAGGTCGAGGAATCGAAGCCGAAGGGAAAGAGCGGCCGTCAGTGCCCGCTCTGCACCGGAAACCATGCACTCGGATCGTGCAGACGATTTCAAGAGTCGTCTGCTACGAAACGCCGGGAATTCGTCGACAGCCAGGGTCTCTGTCTCTCGTTCCTCGCGCCTGGACACCGACTCCCTCAGTGCACCTCCACATTTCGGTGCTGGGTTTGCGGTCAGCGGCATCACACGACGCTTCATGATGCCTGTGCCGCCAAGGACAGGAACAGCCTGGACACTTCCGCCACAGCAGCCATCCACGCGGTGAAGACGCATCAGGGAATCCTCCTGACAACGGCACGGGTCAAGTTGGAGGCTCCAGATGGAAGGACTCTCCTGGTGCGAGCGCTGCTGGACTCAGGCTCGGAGTCGTCGTTCCTGAGCGAGTGGGCTGCTCAATCGCTGCGATTGCGGAGACAGGCGGTGCGAGTGTTATTAACAGGGTATCAGGGCACCAACGTCGGGACTGCTCGCTCAGAGGTACGGGTAAGATTGTGTTCCCCGTGCGACTCAGAGTTTCAGGTGGATCTGGAGGCTTTGGTGACCAAATCCCTTACCGCTCCCACGCCGTCGAAGCGCGTGGTGCAACAGGAATGGCCACACATCCGAGGTTTGCCACTTGCTGATCCGGACTTCGCAGATCCGGCACGCGTGGATGTGCTTCTCGGAGCCGACGTGTGCGGACTCCTATTCCTAGAGAGAAGGGTCGGACCGGCCGGAACGCCGGTCGCCGTGCGAACGCCGTTCGGATGGACACTGATCGGCCCCGCTGGAGAAAATCCTGCCCCAACCAGGAGCGCCCGGATCCATCATGTGAGTTGCGAGGATCCGCTCGCAGATCTCCACCGGTTCTGGGAGATCGAAGACGTGCCATCGGCGCAGTTGCTGTCTCCAGAAGACCTGAAATGCGAGAACCTGTTCAACGACACGACGTTTCGGGATAATTCGGGACGGTATGTTGTCAGGTTACCTTTCAGGGGGGAGGGACGACCACCCACGGGTAAGTCGAGAGTGGCCGCACTCCGGAGACTCCTCAGCGCTGAGACAAGACGAGAACGGGACCAGCAGTTGAGGGAACACTACGTGACCTTCATGCAGGAGTACCGTCGACTTGGACACATGGCCGTCGCACGAGCCCCCCTCCAGGAACGAGACCAGGGGTATTATATACCGCATCATGCGGTCTGGAAGATGACCGCCGGGAAGAAGAAGATCCGCGTCGTCTTCAACGCTTCAGGTGCGTCAATCGCAGGCCGCTCCCTCAACGACGAGCTGCTGGCGGGGCCAAAGCTGCAGAGCGACCCCTGGGCGATAATCACTCGCTGGCGCCTCTTCAGGGTGGCCTTCTCGACAGACATCGTCAAGATGTTCAGGCTGACCACGGTGACGTATGGACCCGCTCCCGCCCCGTACTTAGCGCACAGGGTGTTGCAACAGCTGGCGACGGACGAGGAAGGTCGATTCCCTTTGGGCGCCCAGGCCCTCCGTCGTAACTGCTACGTGGACGACATCCTCTGCGGCGCGGACAACCTCCAGCAGGCGCGGGAAGTACGTCATCTTCAGCTGACCGGCATCCTCGAGTCAGCCGGTTTTCCGTTGGACAAATGGGCCACCTCGATCCCCGAGCTCGGCTCAACGGACTCGGACCTGAAGACGATTCAGGACGAGGATATCCACGGCGCACTGGGACTCCAGTGGGACACGCGAAACGACTCCCTGGCCGTGCGAGGGCTCCGGCTGCCAATCTTCTCCGCGGCGCCCCCCTGA